The sequence below is a genomic window from Polyangiaceae bacterium.
CTGGTGTCCTGTCTGCGTTGGCTTGCTCAGCGCATCGCCGAACCTAGCTGGCGTGTGCGGCTGCCACAGCCTGCATTGCTTGCTCCAGTTGCCGGAGCGCCGCCTCGCTCATTTCGTCATGAATCGGGAGGCACAGTAGGCTGTCATACACCGCGTCGGTATTTGGGAGGGCGTGGGGTGAGGGGTACTTCGCGAGGTGATGTAGCGGTGGCGCAAAGTAGCGTCGCGCCTCGACACCTTGCTGCGCAAACTCCTCGATCACCCGATCCAGACTCGACCCAGCGCCAGGAAAGCAACGCACGGCGAGGTTCTGGAAGTTCGAACTCACGCGCTCTGGTACGCGCTGAACTTGAAAGAAGGCGGGGTAGCGCTGGGCGACCGCCCTTAGCCGCTGCGCGGAAGCCTGGCGGCGTGCGTTGACCAGCGGAAAGCGATCGAGCTGCGCCAGAGCAATCGTTGCGCGCAGTTCGTCGAGCCGCGCGTTGAAACCTGCAGTGGACCCTTGCCTTGGAGTGGTCAGGCCGTGCCCGCGGAGCCGAACGATCTCACGCTGCAACTGGGCATCGCGGGTCCACACGAGGCCGCCCTCCACGGCGGGGAGCACCTTCGTTGCGTGTAGGCTATACGTCGCCGCGAGCACATGCGGGGAAGAGCGCAGCCCCTCACAGCTCGAGCCGAAGCCGTGAGAGTCGTCTAGCAGTAGAGGGATCCCGCGGGGAGCCAGCAACCGCGACAGCGATTCCAGATCCGGCGGCACGCCGTAGGCGGTGACAGCCATCACTGCGGCGATGTCGTCGTGATCCGCGAGGAGACGCGAGAGGGCATCGCTCGCGAGTGTGAAGGTCTCGTCATCGATGTCACAGAAGAGCACGTCGAAACCGGCGTGCTCCCACGCCGCGAGGGTCGCGATGTACGTGAACGAGGGGACGATGACCTTTCTGCCGCTCAGCCGGGGTCTGAGTGCCCACGCGAGGAGGATCAGCGCGTCGCTGCCCGTGCTCGTGGCTGCGACGCCGTCCACCCCGAGGAACTCGGCGGTCTGTTCCTCGAGAGCGTTGACCCGCGGCCCTTCGTTGCTGACGCGCCCGGATGCCAGCACGCCCTGTAGCTCCAACGCCAGGTCGAGGGTGGAGTGAAACTGAGGCTGGATGGTCGGGATCCAGGTCTTTCGTGCCGCGGGCTGTACGGCGAAGTCCCAGTGCTCAAGAACCCTTGAAAGGCCTTCGTCGAGTTCGATGCGGGCTTCGAAACCAATTGCCGCGCGGATCGCTGACACGTCCGGAACGCGGAACGGGATTTCTTCGAAACCACGCCCAAACGCTTCGTGACCTGGGACGACCTCGAGCTGGCCCGGGCGACCGACCAACGCCAGCATTCGTTCAGCGAGCTCCAACATGCTTACCGGTTCGTCGCGTCCGACGTTGAAGGCGCTGCCGGACGGAATGCGCCCGGCCTCGAGCGCAAACAGAAGCTCTGCCGTAGCCTGCGCGGCCTCATCCACGTAGCAGAAGCTGCGCACTGCGTTGCCGCCGTCGACCAGACGTAATGGCTGGCCTTGCTGGAGCCGGCCCAGCCACTTTGAGAGGACGCGGCCCCGCCCTGGCGCGTCCAAGAGTGGTCCGTACACATTGAAGTAGCGTGTGATCGCGCACTGGAGTCCGTGGGCTGTGAGCGCCCGAGTGTGGTGCTCCCCAACGGCCTTGGACACCGCATAGCTCCAGCGAGGCGAGCTGCTCGAGCCGAGGATCATTGCCGAATCCTCACGGAGACGCTCAGTGTTCCGCCCGTACACCTCGCTGGTGCTGGCGAAAATCACAGGCTTGCCGTGGGCTAGGCAGCTGGTCAGGACGTTTCGAGTGCCGCTGATGTTCACGTCGAGCACTTCACCCGGGTTCTTCAGGTAGTCATCGACGCCCACGACGGCAGCGAGGTGCACCACGGCGGATGACTCCCGGACCAGGCGATCCACGAGATCCGGATCACGAACGTCTCCTATGGTTACTGGGGCCTCGGAAGGACGATGGTCAGGAGCCGCAGTGCGGTCGAGGAGGTGGCAAGCACGGCTCGCCGCGCTGAAGGTGCGCTGGAGCTGGTGGGCGACGAACCCAGTTCCTCCAGTGATCAAGATCGGATCCTTCATTGAGTCAGCGGGGCTCCCTTCGGGTGGATCGCGAAAGTGGCGAACATCAACTCGCCGCTGTGCTCACCGTATCCTCGACGATCACTATAAGGCTCAGAGCGCCAAACACTGCGCTCGATCTCGGGAAGCGCGGACGCTTCCTTGGCGCAGGGTAGGTCAACCCGGTTGCAGTCGAGGCCAAAGTAGAAGACGGCGCAGTCGGTGTCCGGCGCAACACGTTGTAGAGCGCTTTCCAGGCCGCTTTCCGCCGGAACGGAGACCGGCTGCTGTCGCCCGAAGAAGGTGTAGCGGGTGCGGCCGCCGTCGCGGTCGACGTGCTTGGTGACGAGCGTACAACTCGGGTGCGCCTCGATTGCCCTGATGAGCGCCTGCCCGGCGCGTTGGTGGTCGCGATTCACGGGCGCTCTCAGGATACCGTCGACGCGCGGAGGGGGGACCAAGGAGGTCGCAACTAGAGCGATGATGGTTGGGGCGCGCCATTTGCGATCCAGCTTCGCGCGCTCGGCGAGCGCTTCGAGCTGCCTCCAGCCAAACAGCCCAAAAAAGAACATCGCCGTAGAGAGCCCACTGGTGTAGCGGAGCAGCTCAAACGTCACCCGGTGCCCCGCGGATTCGTACAGCTTGAATAGCGCGATCAACGTCAGCGGTAACAGCCCGAGGCGGGCGGCGTCGCGGAGACAATAGATCCACCCGCAAACGAACAACACAACGATGCCCAGGGGCACGAACTGGACCAACAAGACTGGGTACATCGCCAAGCTTGGGTCAAACGGATTCAGCGCTTGGGTGACCCATACTACTTTGCCACTCAAGAAGTACTTCAGCGCAAACGAGCTGACCCCGGCGAGTACCAGTAGGTAGCGGGGCGCAGAGACCACTCTGCGGAACCAGTCGGTCAAGCGCGACTGGATCACGTCGAGCCGAGTCGGATCCGAGCGCTGGAGCCAACTCACCAGTAGCGCGGGACCACCGACCAGAAACGTTTCCATGCGGCATAAGAATGCTACGCTGACTGCCAGCGCCAGCTGCACTTGGCTGAGAAGCCCCCAAACCCCGCCAAGCTGATGCTCGCGGCGGATCGCCTCGAAGCTAATCACGCCGAGCAGGAAGCAAAGTTCGAGCACAACGCTTGGCAGCTCCGACGTTGCCACGCTGCGGGTTTGGACGTTTGCGAGGTAGGCCGTGACAAAGACCAGCGCTGGCAGGCTAGCTCTGAGGATGTAGTGCCCAACGCAGAACAACAGACCCGCGCAGACCAGCGTGAGGCACAGGTTGAGATGGGCGGCGCCGCGGATTGCCAAGGTGCCCGTCGGCGTATACGTCTCGATCAGGGCGCGAAAAGCCGGACCCGATCGGGGCGTGCCGTAGGTTGCCTCGAGTAGGATAGAGCCCCCCCCTTCGTGGAGGATCCGCAACCACTCGAGGGGGAGCGCGCGCGGCGGTAGCTTTAGCTGCAGATAGGCGACCGCTAACGTGGTGACTAGCCCGCTGCCCACTGCACCGAGGAGGCGTCGCTTGTCATGGCTGACCAAACGCACGCCGATCATGAGGCCGAGCAGCGCACCTGCGAGGCATAGAGTCACGAGGGCCATGCGCGCGGACTCGGTCGGTGCAGCCTCTAGCAGACTAACGGGGTCGTGCCCGATCGCGTGATCAACCGTCCCCACTGTCGCCGAGCCTATCACGGGATCTATGGCCACTGACGGCGTTCGACAGCCTAGCGCCGCCTCGCTATACAACCTCAATGACCGACGAGCAGTTCGAGGGAATGGCGCGACGAATCGTGTGGCTGACGCTGGCAAGCGTGGGTGTCAGTGCGTGCGGGGGAGGTGAGCCACCTAGGTCGAGTGACGTGCCTCCGCCGACTACGACGGTGCCCGAGGCGGCACCGCCGACCAGCGAACCCAGCGCGTCCACCGAGCCGCCTCCTCCTGCGGTAGCGACCAAACCCGAGGCGCTGCCGCAAGCGACACCCCAGGGCGAACGCTGTCGGGAGGACAGCGGAGTGAACATCCTTGCGGGCTTGAACCCCGTCAAGCCGGTGGACTACGTCGCCATCTTCCAGGCCATGGGCAAGGACGGCGCTGCTCGCGAGGGAGAGCACGTCGGGGCGCGCTGCG
It includes:
- a CDS encoding aminotransferase class I/II-fold pyridoxal phosphate-dependent enzyme, with amino-acid sequence MKDPILITGGTGFVAHQLQRTFSAASRACHLLDRTAAPDHRPSEAPVTIGDVRDPDLVDRLVRESSAVVHLAAVVGVDDYLKNPGEVLDVNISGTRNVLTSCLAHGKPVIFASTSEVYGRNTERLREDSAMILGSSSSPRWSYAVSKAVGEHHTRALTAHGLQCAITRYFNVYGPLLDAPGRGRVLSKWLGRLQQGQPLRLVDGGNAVRSFCYVDEAAQATAELLFALEAGRIPSGSAFNVGRDEPVSMLELAERMLALVGRPGQLEVVPGHEAFGRGFEEIPFRVPDVSAIRAAIGFEARIELDEGLSRVLEHWDFAVQPAARKTWIPTIQPQFHSTLDLALELQGVLASGRVSNEGPRVNALEEQTAEFLGVDGVAATSTGSDALILLAWALRPRLSGRKVIVPSFTYIATLAAWEHAGFDVLFCDIDDETFTLASDALSRLLADHDDIAAVMAVTAYGVPPDLESLSRLLAPRGIPLLLDDSHGFGSSCEGLRSSPHVLAATYSLHATKVLPAVEGGLVWTRDAQLQREIVRLRGHGLTTPRQGSTAGFNARLDELRATIALAQLDRFPLVNARRQASAQRLRAVAQRYPAFFQVQRVPERVSSNFQNLAVRCFPGAGSSLDRVIEEFAQQGVEARRYFAPPLHHLAKYPSPHALPNTDAVYDSLLCLPIHDEMSEAALRQLEQAMQAVAAAHAS